The following are encoded in a window of Flavobacterium cupriresistens genomic DNA:
- a CDS encoding amidohydrolase family protein — MKKTLLLFFLTVFLTKTQAQSYFPVNESVQNKNKNYTVFTNATIYVTPTQKIEKGTLLVQDGKVVAVGNAVSIPKNSIVVNLEGKTIYPSFIDIYTSFGIEKPKRNLSSGGDRSPLYDTKRVGYYWNESVRSELNGSETFKYDTAKAEELLKAGFGVVGTHIPDGIAQGTGILVALNNTENSKQIIAEKITNHFAFTKSNVTNQAYPSSLMGSMALLRQMYLDLDWYKKGNSETKDLSLEALAANEKLIQIFAAEDKLNSLRASKIAKEFGLNYVLKGSGNEFERIQEIKNTNAKFIIPISFPEAYDVSNPYLSNQVELTDMRFWNQAPTNLKVLSDNGVVFALTTDKLKKTEDFKTNLLKAIKLGFDKTKALESLTTIPAAILGKSNEIGSLKTGAYANFVITSGEIFDEKTILYENWVQGTKYIVNDINAKDIRGNYDLTIGNDTYKWKIAGTETTPKSEVTTAAAAKVNSTLNVSKNWISLVLKPSDTTKSNYTRLTGFVENPENLSGKAVLSNGNELIWNAKRTSPFTAVKDSSKVEKPNVIIPTTYPNVAFGDSKKLTAQTLLFKNATVWTNEKEGILTETDVLIKNGKIAAVGKNLSDASAVSIDAKGKHITSGIIDEHSHIAISKGVNESGHNSTAEVTIQDVVNSEDINIYRDLAGGVTISQLLHGSANPIGGRSAIVKWKWGSSPEEMLYKNQPKFIKFALGENVKQANWGIQNPTRFPQTRMGVEQVFTDYFQRAKEYDESWKTFNSGSKKGKAPRVDLELQTLAEIINKDRFITCHSYVESEILMLMNVAEKFNFRVNTFTHILEGYKVSDKMKEHGVGASTFSDWWAYKFEVNDAIPFNGPIMHNQGVVVAYNSDDAEMSRRLNQEAAKAVKYGNISEEDAWKFVTLNPAKLLHIDDKVGSLKVGKDADVVLWSDNPLSIYAKAEKTIIEGVVYFDIEKDADKQLAITKERNILIGQMLQEKNKGANTQKPTKKEKIEYHCDTLEQ, encoded by the coding sequence ATGAAAAAAACCTTACTACTGTTCTTTTTGACTGTTTTTTTAACAAAAACACAGGCACAAAGCTATTTCCCCGTTAACGAAAGTGTACAAAACAAAAATAAAAACTACACGGTTTTTACTAATGCTACCATTTATGTTACCCCAACTCAAAAAATCGAAAAAGGAACTTTACTTGTTCAGGACGGTAAAGTCGTTGCGGTAGGTAATGCTGTTTCGATTCCTAAAAACAGCATCGTTGTTAATCTTGAAGGTAAAACCATCTACCCTTCCTTTATTGATATTTATACCAGTTTTGGAATTGAAAAACCAAAAAGAAATCTAAGCTCGGGAGGCGACCGTAGCCCGTTATATGATACCAAAAGAGTCGGCTACTACTGGAATGAAAGTGTTCGCTCTGAATTAAACGGTTCCGAAACGTTTAAATACGATACTGCAAAAGCAGAGGAATTATTAAAAGCCGGTTTTGGAGTTGTTGGTACCCATATACCTGATGGAATCGCACAGGGAACCGGAATATTAGTTGCTTTGAACAATACTGAAAACAGTAAACAAATTATAGCAGAGAAAATTACCAATCACTTTGCTTTTACCAAAAGTAACGTGACCAACCAAGCCTACCCTAGTTCTTTAATGGGTTCGATGGCCTTGTTGCGTCAGATGTATTTAGATTTGGATTGGTACAAAAAAGGAAATTCAGAAACCAAAGATTTATCCTTAGAAGCATTGGCTGCTAACGAAAAACTAATTCAAATATTTGCTGCAGAAGACAAACTAAACAGCTTGAGAGCGTCTAAAATTGCAAAAGAATTCGGATTGAACTACGTTTTGAAAGGAAGCGGAAATGAATTTGAAAGAATTCAGGAAATCAAAAACACTAATGCTAAATTTATTATTCCAATTAGTTTCCCGGAAGCTTATGATGTTTCTAACCCTTATTTATCGAATCAGGTAGAATTAACAGACATGCGTTTTTGGAATCAGGCACCGACCAACCTTAAAGTCCTTTCAGACAATGGAGTCGTTTTTGCTTTGACAACAGACAAACTAAAGAAAACGGAAGACTTTAAAACTAATTTATTAAAAGCCATAAAATTGGGCTTTGATAAAACAAAAGCTTTAGAATCATTAACGACAATTCCTGCTGCTATTCTAGGAAAAAGCAATGAAATTGGAAGTTTAAAAACAGGTGCTTATGCCAATTTTGTAATTACATCAGGTGAAATTTTTGATGAAAAAACAATTTTGTATGAAAACTGGGTTCAGGGAACTAAATACATCGTTAATGACATCAATGCAAAAGATATTCGTGGCAACTACGATTTAACCATTGGAAACGATACCTACAAATGGAAAATTGCAGGAACTGAAACGACTCCAAAATCTGAAGTTACTACAGCTGCTGCTGCCAAAGTAAACAGCACTTTAAACGTTTCTAAAAATTGGATTTCTCTTGTCCTTAAACCAAGTGATACAACGAAATCTAACTACACCCGTTTAACCGGATTTGTAGAAAACCCGGAAAATCTATCCGGAAAAGCAGTCCTTTCAAACGGAAATGAATTGATTTGGAACGCAAAAAGAACGAGTCCTTTTACAGCTGTAAAAGACTCTTCCAAAGTAGAAAAACCAAATGTAATTATTCCGACCACCTACCCTAACGTTGCTTTTGGTGACTCAAAAAAGTTAACAGCTCAAACCCTGCTTTTCAAAAACGCTACGGTTTGGACGAATGAAAAAGAAGGAATTTTAACGGAGACCGATGTCTTAATCAAAAACGGAAAAATTGCTGCCGTTGGTAAAAATCTTTCTGATGCATCCGCTGTTAGTATCGATGCCAAAGGAAAACATATCACCAGTGGTATTATTGACGAGCATTCGCATATCGCGATTTCAAAAGGGGTAAACGAAAGCGGACACAATTCGACTGCAGAAGTTACGATTCAGGATGTTGTAAATTCGGAAGACATTAATATCTATAGAGATTTAGCCGGAGGAGTTACGATTTCACAATTATTACACGGATCTGCAAATCCAATTGGAGGACGTTCTGCTATTGTAAAATGGAAATGGGGTTCTTCACCAGAAGAAATGCTGTATAAAAATCAGCCTAAATTTATCAAATTTGCTTTAGGAGAAAACGTAAAACAAGCTAATTGGGGCATTCAGAACCCTACTCGTTTCCCACAAACCAGAATGGGAGTTGAACAGGTTTTCACTGATTACTTTCAACGTGCCAAAGAATATGACGAAAGCTGGAAGACTTTTAATTCCGGTTCTAAAAAAGGAAAAGCACCAAGAGTTGATCTTGAATTACAGACTTTAGCCGAAATCATTAATAAAGACCGTTTTATTACTTGCCACTCTTATGTTGAATCGGAAATTTTGATGTTGATGAATGTTGCGGAGAAATTCAACTTCCGTGTCAACACGTTCACTCATATTCTTGAAGGCTATAAAGTATCTGATAAAATGAAAGAACATGGCGTTGGAGCTTCGACGTTTTCAGACTGGTGGGCTTACAAGTTTGAGGTTAATGATGCCATTCCATTCAATGGTCCAATCATGCACAACCAAGGTGTCGTAGTTGCTTATAATTCTGATGATGCCGAAATGTCCCGAAGATTAAATCAGGAAGCAGCAAAAGCAGTAAAATACGGGAATATTTCTGAAGAAGATGCTTGGAAATTTGTCACTCTTAATCCAGCAAAATTATTGCATATCGATGATAAAGTAGGAAGTCTTAAAGTTGGTAAAGATGCCGATGTGGTTTTGTGGAGCGATAATCCTTTATCTATTTATGCTAAAGCAGAAAAAACAATTATCGAAGGAGTTGTTTATTTTGATATTGAAAAAGATGCCGACAAACAACTTGCAATCACTAAAGAAAGAAACATCCTGATCGGTCAGATGTTACAAGAAAAAAACAAAGGAGCAAATACACAGAAACCTACTAAAAAAGAGAAGATAGAGTATCACTGTGACACTTTAGAACAATAA
- a CDS encoding S41 family peptidase, with amino-acid sequence MNHTSKPIQNKAFSFSRQLVFMLLLSFGIVLQVNGQQKKITEKFKKETVLKIDSLLQKNYIFPEKAKLIGAHLKGAYRDGKFKKYELLDSFSTALTKEVRFINDDKHLGIKPRFIPTKEKTESNQDSYEIYLHNLTDDRKLANGFREVKIIDGNIGYLNFNFFIHETNQTIDSYLYLLEKTDAIIIDLRTNGGGSPKTVQYLCSYFLKAPLLLNTLYFRKDNYTEEFWVKEVNGKKRLDVPLFIITGAKTFSGAEEFSYNMQTQKRATLIGETTGGGANPAESFEINSLLEIFIPTGTGINPVTKTNWEGIGVIPEYKTTKDMAYDKTLELATKAAENYRTKNAAESKKLYQQLQTSIDQQTKPLNEGDLAKMDQQLFQVIKKMTESDLFNEGDIDVLSADYTKTKPYIAESILKSNAELHPKSPIAFLKYGDLLEQNGKKGDATAVLKKAVEVATEIKAPYLEGLKNRYESILK; translated from the coding sequence ATGAATCACACCTCAAAACCAATTCAAAACAAAGCTTTTTCTTTTAGTCGGCAGCTTGTTTTTATGCTACTTCTATCTTTTGGTATTGTCCTGCAAGTAAACGGCCAGCAAAAGAAAATAACTGAAAAATTTAAAAAGGAAACTGTTTTAAAGATAGATTCCCTTCTTCAAAAAAACTATATCTTTCCTGAAAAGGCAAAATTGATCGGAGCACATTTAAAAGGGGCATACAGAGACGGTAAATTTAAAAAATACGAACTGTTAGATTCTTTTTCAACAGCACTGACAAAAGAAGTAAGATTCATTAACGATGACAAACATTTGGGAATCAAGCCAAGATTTATTCCCACAAAGGAGAAAACAGAATCAAACCAGGATTCTTATGAAATTTACCTTCATAACTTAACCGATGATCGTAAGCTGGCAAATGGTTTTAGAGAAGTCAAAATAATCGATGGTAATATCGGGTATCTTAATTTTAATTTTTTCATACACGAAACGAATCAAACCATCGATTCCTATCTGTATTTACTAGAAAAAACGGACGCCATCATTATTGATTTAAGAACCAACGGCGGCGGAAGCCCAAAAACGGTTCAATATTTATGCAGTTATTTTCTTAAAGCCCCTTTACTATTAAATACATTGTATTTTAGAAAAGACAACTATACAGAAGAATTTTGGGTAAAAGAGGTAAACGGAAAAAAGAGACTTGATGTTCCTTTGTTTATTATTACCGGCGCAAAAACCTTTTCGGGAGCTGAAGAATTCAGTTACAATATGCAAACTCAAAAAAGAGCGACATTAATCGGTGAAACAACCGGTGGTGGCGCCAATCCCGCTGAGTCATTTGAAATTAATTCCCTTTTAGAAATATTCATTCCTACCGGAACTGGTATTAATCCCGTTACAAAAACAAACTGGGAAGGAATTGGTGTAATCCCGGAATACAAAACAACCAAAGACATGGCCTACGATAAAACTTTAGAATTAGCCACTAAAGCTGCCGAAAACTACAGAACCAAAAACGCAGCGGAATCGAAAAAACTGTATCAGCAACTACAGACCTCTATTGACCAACAAACAAAACCACTCAACGAAGGTGATTTGGCTAAAATGGATCAGCAACTATTCCAGGTGATAAAAAAAATGACCGAATCTGATTTATTTAATGAGGGTGACATCGATGTTTTATCAGCTGACTACACCAAAACAAAACCATATATTGCAGAGTCCATTTTAAAAAGCAATGCCGAACTACATCCAAAATCTCCTATTGCCTTTTTAAAATACGGAGATCTTTTGGAGCAAAACGGAAAAAAAGGCGACGCAACAGCTGTCTTAAAAAAAGCAGTAGAAGTTGCAACAGAAATCAAAGCGCCTTATCTGGAAGGATTAAAAAACCGCTATGAAAGCATTTTAAAATAA
- a CDS encoding transcriptional regulator: protein MRNKEIQINDIWNDKKKDDLKKIIVSHSSKQSKEQVLKNELLSIQYKLEDYIQNENDTEILKILDFVKMYLKVLNLSKKRLATYFDMKDSNLHKYLIGERKLNAKLVLKLSTFSHTKPEQWYKVQLKNEMMELNKEKANTKEYEKYDYRHLVDSI, encoded by the coding sequence ATGAGAAATAAAGAAATTCAAATCAATGACATTTGGAATGATAAAAAGAAAGATGATTTAAAGAAAATTATAGTATCTCATTCTTCTAAACAATCAAAAGAGCAGGTATTAAAGAATGAATTACTTTCTATTCAATACAAATTAGAAGACTATATTCAGAATGAAAACGATACAGAGATTTTAAAAATCCTTGATTTTGTTAAGATGTATTTGAAAGTACTTAATCTTTCGAAAAAAAGATTGGCAACTTACTTTGATATGAAAGACAGTAATCTACATAAATATCTTATAGGGGAAAGAAAATTAAATGCAAAGTTAGTATTAAAGCTTAGTACATTTTCTCATACTAAACCCGAACAATGGTATAAGGTTCAACTAAAAAATGAAATGATGGAGTTAAATAAGGAAAAGGCTAATACTAAAGAGTATGAAAAGTACGATTATCGTCATTTAGTCGATTCAATTTAA
- a CDS encoding YifB family Mg chelatase-like AAA ATPase — protein MLVKVYGSAVFGVEATTITVEVHMDKGIGYHLVGLPDNAIKESSYRIAAALKNNAYTFPGKKITINMAPADLRKEGSAYDLTLAIGILAASHQIKALDVDQYIIMGELSLDGSLQSINGALPIAIKAKEEGYKGFFLPKQNVKEAAIVAGLDVYGVENLQEVVDFFEGKGMLEPTTIDTRAEFYKTLDFPEFDFSDVRGQESIKRCMEIAASGGHNIILIGPPGAGKTMLAKRLPSILPPMTLREALETTKIHSVAGKLKEVGLMNQRPFRSPHHTISNVALVGGGSYPQPGEISMAHNGVLFLDELPEFKRDVLEVMRQPLEDREVTISRAKFTVTYPSSFMLVASMNPSPSGFFNDPSVPNTSSPHEMQRYLSKISGPLLDRIDIHIEVTPVPFEKLSDDRKAESSVEIRKRVTAARELQSIRFDQLPNIHYNAQMNTKQIREFCALDEQSKLLLKTAMERLNLSARAYDRILKVARTIADLEAAPTVISSHIAEAIQYRSLDREGWLG, from the coding sequence ATGTTAGTAAAAGTTTACGGAAGTGCCGTTTTTGGAGTAGAAGCTACAACAATTACGGTCGAAGTTCATATGGATAAAGGAATCGGGTATCATTTGGTTGGTTTACCCGATAATGCCATAAAAGAAAGCAGTTATCGCATTGCGGCGGCATTAAAGAATAATGCATATACTTTTCCGGGAAAAAAAATCACCATCAATATGGCACCGGCCGATTTACGAAAGGAAGGTTCCGCTTATGACCTGACACTCGCGATTGGGATTTTGGCAGCATCACATCAGATAAAAGCACTTGATGTGGATCAATATATAATTATGGGAGAACTTTCGCTTGACGGAAGTTTGCAATCTATAAACGGAGCTTTACCAATTGCCATAAAAGCTAAAGAAGAAGGGTACAAAGGTTTTTTTCTACCAAAACAAAATGTAAAAGAGGCTGCAATTGTAGCAGGTTTAGATGTTTATGGTGTTGAAAACCTGCAAGAAGTAGTTGACTTCTTTGAAGGAAAAGGCATGCTTGAACCCACCACAATTGATACCAGAGCTGAATTTTATAAAACACTCGATTTTCCAGAATTTGATTTCTCAGACGTCCGTGGACAGGAAAGCATAAAACGATGTATGGAAATTGCAGCTTCAGGGGGACATAATATTATTTTGATCGGCCCGCCCGGAGCTGGAAAAACAATGTTGGCCAAAAGATTGCCCAGCATTCTGCCACCCATGACTTTGCGTGAAGCTTTAGAAACGACTAAAATTCATAGTGTTGCTGGAAAATTAAAAGAAGTGGGGCTAATGAATCAAAGGCCTTTCAGGAGTCCGCATCATACTATTTCTAATGTAGCTTTAGTTGGAGGAGGGAGTTATCCTCAGCCCGGTGAAATTTCGATGGCGCACAATGGTGTTTTATTTCTGGATGAATTACCTGAATTCAAACGGGATGTTCTCGAGGTGATGCGTCAACCGCTGGAAGATCGTGAAGTAACAATTTCACGGGCTAAGTTTACGGTCACTTATCCGTCGTCGTTTATGTTGGTGGCGAGTATGAACCCGAGTCCAAGTGGCTTTTTTAACGATCCAAGTGTACCAAATACTTCGTCACCGCATGAAATGCAACGGTATCTGAGTAAGATTTCTGGTCCTTTATTAGACCGGATTGACATTCATATAGAAGTAACTCCTGTTCCTTTCGAAAAATTATCAGACGACAGAAAAGCAGAAAGCAGTGTCGAAATTCGAAAACGTGTAACAGCAGCGCGGGAACTGCAATCCATTCGTTTTGATCAGCTGCCTAATATTCATTACAATGCTCAAATGAACACCAAGCAAATCAGAGAATTTTGCGCACTCGACGAACAATCAAAACTATTATTAAAAACAGCGATGGAACGCCTTAACCTCTCTGCCCGTGCCTACGACAGGATCCTGAAAGTAGCACGCACAATCGCCGATTTAGAGGCCGCACCAACCGTAATTTCGTCCCACATAGCCGAAGCAATTCAGTACCGAAGTCTGGATAGGGAAGGCTGGCTGGGGTAA
- a CDS encoding nuclear transport factor 2 family protein, whose protein sequence is MMSVNKETIEEYMNAFKVSDHERVLACLTDDVVWEMPGIYQHVGKEAFDKEIENENFIGSPTIQILKLIEENNIVIAEGAVQGMMKNGNILDAVFCDVFEMEKGKIKRLTSYLMSKNASLKFE, encoded by the coding sequence ATGATGAGTGTAAATAAAGAAACCATAGAAGAATATATGAACGCCTTCAAGGTGAGCGATCACGAGAGAGTTCTTGCTTGTCTTACTGACGATGTTGTCTGGGAAATGCCCGGGATTTATCAGCATGTTGGCAAAGAAGCATTTGATAAAGAAATTGAAAATGAAAACTTTATCGGCAGTCCAACGATTCAGATTTTAAAACTGATTGAAGAAAACAATATCGTTATTGCAGAAGGCGCCGTACAGGGCATGATGAAAAACGGAAATATACTAGATGCTGTTTTTTGCGATGTTTTTGAAATGGAAAAGGGAAAAATAAAAAGGCTAACCTCCTATCTCATGTCAAAAAATGCCTCCTTAAAATTCGAATAA
- a CDS encoding ABC-F family ATP-binding cassette domain-containing protein, whose translation MLTLQNISYLHTNKDLLFDKISFTANRQDKIALIGNNGSGKSTLLKIISGELQASEGLLKSNLKPYYVPQIFGQFNHLSVAQALQIDDKLNALNEILQGNVTENHLNILGDDWTIEERCAEALQYWQLQNLDLNQKLEHLSGGQKTKIFLAGISIHKPELVLLDEPSNHLDLAGRTLLYNFIQNTSCTLIVVSHDRKLLNLLDMVYELTKRGITVYGGNYDFYAEQKQVESNALNQDIHSKEKALRKAKEKERETLERQQKLDARGKKKQEKAGISRIMMNTLRNNAENSTSKVKNNHAEKVSGISRELQELRSGVAEIDKMKFGFDTTNLHNGKTLFTAIDINYTFKNRYLWNKDLNFQLLSGERIALKGANGSGKTTLIKIITGMLIPQQGSIYRAECKSVYIDQDYSLIDNRLLVYEMAEKFNTSGLQQHDIRMRLNRFLFSQNEFDKPCSVLSGGEKMRLLLCCLTINNQSPNLIILDEPTNNLDIQNIEILTAAINEYQGTLIAISHDDSFLEQINIQKTIDLDHQKTRI comes from the coding sequence ATGCTTACTTTACAAAACATTTCATACCTACATACGAACAAGGACTTACTGTTCGATAAAATTAGTTTTACAGCCAACCGTCAGGACAAAATTGCTTTAATCGGCAATAACGGCAGTGGAAAATCTACCTTATTAAAAATTATTTCAGGCGAATTACAAGCTTCAGAAGGCTTATTGAAATCTAATTTAAAGCCCTATTATGTTCCGCAGATTTTTGGGCAATTTAATCATCTTTCCGTTGCTCAGGCCTTACAAATTGACGATAAACTAAATGCTCTCAATGAAATTCTTCAAGGAAATGTAACCGAAAACCATCTAAACATTCTTGGTGATGACTGGACCATTGAAGAGCGTTGTGCCGAAGCACTTCAATACTGGCAATTACAAAACTTAGATCTAAATCAAAAACTGGAGCATTTAAGTGGCGGTCAAAAAACTAAAATTTTTCTTGCCGGAATTTCAATTCACAAGCCCGAACTTGTGCTGCTGGATGAGCCAAGTAATCACTTAGATTTAGCAGGACGAACATTGTTATATAATTTCATTCAGAATACCTCATGCACCTTAATTGTGGTAAGTCATGATAGAAAGTTATTGAATCTGCTGGACATGGTTTATGAATTAACCAAACGCGGCATTACGGTTTACGGAGGTAATTATGATTTTTATGCCGAACAAAAACAGGTCGAAAGCAATGCCTTAAATCAGGATATTCACAGCAAAGAAAAAGCATTGCGAAAGGCAAAAGAAAAGGAACGTGAAACTTTGGAACGCCAGCAAAAACTCGATGCACGTGGAAAAAAGAAACAGGAAAAAGCCGGAATTTCCCGTATCATGATGAATACCTTGCGGAACAATGCTGAAAACAGTACTTCAAAAGTCAAAAACAATCATGCCGAAAAAGTCAGTGGTATTTCCCGGGAGTTACAGGAATTGCGTTCAGGTGTAGCCGAAATCGATAAAATGAAATTCGGATTTGATACTACTAACTTGCATAATGGCAAAACATTATTTACCGCAATCGACATTAATTATACTTTTAAGAATCGGTATCTTTGGAATAAGGATCTGAACTTTCAACTTTTAAGTGGTGAACGAATTGCTTTAAAAGGAGCAAATGGCTCGGGTAAAACAACTTTAATTAAAATAATCACCGGAATGTTGATTCCGCAGCAAGGAAGCATTTACAGGGCGGAATGCAAATCCGTTTATATTGATCAAGATTATTCTTTAATTGACAATCGCCTTTTAGTTTATGAAATGGCCGAGAAATTCAATACTTCCGGTTTGCAGCAACACGATATCAGGATGAGACTTAATCGTTTTTTATTTTCTCAAAATGAATTTGACAAACCTTGCAGCGTACTAAGTGGAGGAGAAAAAATGCGCTTACTGCTTTGTTGTCTGACGATAAACAATCAATCGCCTAATCTTATTATTCTGGATGAACCGACCAATAATTTAGACATTCAGAATATCGAAATTCTTACCGCTGCCATTAATGAATATCAGGGAACTTTGATTGCGATCTCACATGACGACTCTTTTTTAGAACAAATAAACATTCAAAAGACAATTGATCTTGACCACCAAAAAACTCGTATTTAA
- a CDS encoding class I SAM-dependent methyltransferase — MKANKTSRTAQYMALFRALESQRNLNDRLFSDPYAIYFLDPKLRLTVHLSKNKQVSKYISTTIQNKIPGAFSSGLARTKYIDDLLQSTILGGVTQVFILGAGFDTRALRLDFLKSVSVIEIDHPNTSNFKIGTFKKRIGKPLENITYCQIDFNKQSLDELAVQYHFDFTKPTTLIWEGVTNYLTAEAVSNTFAFISKFPKGSSIIFTYVHQEILTNPSSFLGGEKLLKDLEKLEEHWTFGFLPSELPDYLKQFNLNLIEDLGAKEYREKYLPNRNEKGYEFYRVAIAKK, encoded by the coding sequence ATGAAAGCCAACAAAACAAGCCGAACTGCACAATATATGGCACTGTTCAGAGCATTAGAAAGTCAGCGTAATTTAAATGACAGACTATTTTCTGATCCTTATGCCATTTATTTTTTGGATCCTAAACTTAGACTAACTGTACATTTATCTAAAAACAAACAGGTTAGTAAATACATCAGCACTACGATTCAGAATAAAATTCCGGGTGCCTTTTCGTCGGGATTGGCGCGGACAAAATATATTGATGATTTACTTCAATCCACTATTTTGGGAGGTGTTACGCAAGTCTTTATTTTAGGTGCTGGTTTTGACACCAGAGCTTTACGTCTTGATTTTCTAAAATCAGTCTCTGTTATAGAAATCGATCACCCCAACACCTCAAATTTTAAAATTGGTACCTTCAAAAAACGAATTGGAAAACCGCTGGAGAACATCACCTACTGCCAAATTGATTTCAACAAACAAAGTCTTGATGAATTGGCAGTACAATATCATTTTGATTTTACAAAACCGACAACCCTGATTTGGGAAGGCGTTACCAATTATTTAACAGCAGAAGCAGTAAGCAATACATTTGCTTTTATTTCTAAATTTCCAAAAGGCAGCTCCATTATTTTTACTTATGTACACCAGGAAATCCTTACCAACCCTTCTTCTTTTTTAGGAGGTGAAAAACTTTTAAAAGATTTAGAAAAACTGGAAGAGCATTGGACATTTGGTTTTCTTCCGTCTGAACTGCCCGATTACTTAAAACAATTTAATCTGAACCTCATCGAAGATTTAGGTGCAAAAGAATATCGCGAAAAATATCTGCCCAATCGAAATGAAAAAGGCTATGAATTTTATCGTGTCGCTATTGCCAAAAAATAA
- a CDS encoding DoxX family protein has translation MNSKLVKLFLRLAISAGFLSAVADRFGLWSKENSVWGNWENFLAYTKILNPLIPDSLLSPVGVIATALEIIFPVFLLIGFKTELFAKLSGYLLLLFGLSMVFSVGIKAPLDYSVFTGAAACFALSLLKEKYLELDTAIANR, from the coding sequence ATGAATTCAAAACTAGTCAAACTCTTTTTACGTCTTGCGATCTCGGCAGGATTTCTTTCTGCTGTTGCAGATCGATTTGGATTATGGAGCAAAGAAAATTCGGTTTGGGGAAATTGGGAAAACTTTCTTGCTTACACAAAAATATTGAATCCACTGATTCCAGATAGCTTGTTATCACCTGTCGGAGTTATTGCAACTGCACTTGAAATCATTTTTCCGGTTTTTCTTTTAATTGGTTTTAAAACCGAATTGTTTGCCAAACTGAGCGGGTATTTGCTATTGCTTTTCGGATTATCAATGGTATTTTCTGTCGGAATAAAAGCACCTCTTGATTATTCGGTTTTTACCGGTGCCGCCGCCTGTTTTGCACTGAGTTTACTTAAAGAAAAGTATCTGGAGCTTGATACTGCGATTGCAAACAGATAA
- a CDS encoding SRPBCC family protein, with protein MKTNLLMDFTVDKENCTVNVKREFNASIANVWSAWTEAEILDQWWAPAPYKSKTKSMDFKVGGHRLYAMVDQEGKEGWALVDYISISPKSNFKTLGAFCDSEGNINPDFPRSNWSVSFSQQGDITIVDVVIKHKQLSDIEKYIAMGFKEGFTSILENLDKIFEAKK; from the coding sequence ATGAAAACTAATCTTTTAATGGATTTTACCGTTGACAAAGAAAATTGTACGGTAAACGTAAAACGTGAATTTAATGCTTCAATCGCAAACGTTTGGTCTGCCTGGACAGAAGCTGAAATCTTGGATCAATGGTGGGCGCCAGCTCCATACAAATCCAAAACAAAAAGCATGGATTTTAAAGTTGGAGGCCACAGACTATATGCAATGGTAGACCAAGAGGGCAAAGAAGGTTGGGCTTTGGTTGATTATATTTCGATTTCGCCAAAAAGCAATTTTAAAACTCTCGGAGCATTTTGTGATAGTGAAGGGAATATCAATCCTGATTTTCCTCGTTCTAACTGGAGTGTCTCCTTTTCTCAACAAGGTGATATTACAATTGTTGATGTGGTTATTAAACACAAACAATTGTCAGATATAGAAAAGTATATTGCAATGGGTTTCAAAGAAGGATTTACAAGTATTCTTGAGAATTTAGATAAAATCTTTGAAGCAAAAAAATAA
- a CDS encoding ArsR/SmtB family transcription factor, protein MDCVFKQIKMKRDVFQAIADPTRRAILVLISSSALTPNAIAEQFNTTRQAVSKHIKILNECELLEEKKMGREIYYQLKIDKMKEIDKWLEQFKEIWENRFNQLDQVLMNLKAKENEN, encoded by the coding sequence ATTGATTGCGTATTTAAACAAATAAAAATGAAACGAGATGTTTTTCAGGCCATTGCCGACCCAACCCGAAGAGCTATATTAGTATTAATTTCTTCCAGTGCATTAACCCCAAATGCAATTGCAGAACAATTTAATACTACAAGACAAGCCGTTTCTAAACACATTAAAATCCTTAATGAATGCGAATTATTGGAGGAAAAGAAAATGGGAAGAGAAATCTATTATCAGCTTAAAATTGATAAAATGAAGGAAATAGATAAATGGTTAGAACAATTTAAAGAGATCTGGGAAAATCGTTTCAATCAACTGGATCAAGTATTAATGAATTTAAAAGCTAAAGAAAATGAAAACTAA